In Salmo trutta chromosome 16, fSalTru1.1, whole genome shotgun sequence, a genomic segment contains:
- the LOC115150740 gene encoding hematopoietic progenitor cell antigen CD34 isoform X2, producing MLAAASKRRMNETHKMIAFALLFIATLLHGGVVAEYEVVTGPTRPVNDAGVIRGDDIDTTQQSDEADTLFVQTIVFPSIPGLDLSYLSDILDDTTAAPVTEVVEETMREATGKAGEAATTDDQETQAPQQILTYQSSDIVLIPEAGVMCVDKEAAQDRDAVSLKLKASSSCEETRSKIESVLEHLCGVDCKLEVFQEDNSNEILIFGQYIEADAQGMAEKFNNDNIKDKIDFEEAVPRWEKNSKLVLVSLLLTGLLLAILLIAGYYLKTHRPPPKGARLAEEGFQVDEENQANTLVSVAPLQPQKPLDKTPTNGHSATQTPVADTEM from the exons GTGGCGTAGTTGCAGAATATGAGGTTGTTACTGGGCCCACACGGCCAGTGAATGATGCTGGAGTCATTCGTGGGGACGACATTGATACTACACAACAGTCAGATGAAG CAGATACACTCTTTGTCCAGACCATTGTATTCCCCAGTATTCCTGGGCTGGACCTCTCATACCTCTCAGACATTTTAGATGACACCACAGCGGCTCCAGTCACCGAGGTGGTAGAGGAGACCATGAGGGAGGCCACAGGGAAGGCTggtgaagcagcaaccacagacGACCAGGAGACCCAGGCTCCCCAGCAGATTCTGACCTACCAGTCAAGTGACATTGTGCTCATCCCAGAG GCTGGTGTGATGTGTGTTGATAAAGAAGCAGCCCAGGACAGAGATGCAGTAAGTCTGAAACTAAAGGCCTCGTCCAGCTGT GAGGAGACCAGGTCTAAAATTGAAAGTGTTCTGGAGCACCTGTGTGGGGTCGACTGTAAACTGGAGGTCTTTCAGGAGGACAACTCTAATGAAATCCTGATCTTTGGCCAATACATAGAAG CTGATGCTCAAGGAATGGCAGAGAAGTTCAACAATGACAATATAAAAGACAAG ATTGATTTTGAGGAAGCCGTTCCTCGCTGGGAGAAGAACTCCAAGCTAGTGCTGGTCTCCCTGCTGCTCACTGGACTGCTCCTGGCTATTCTGCTCATCGCAGGTTACTACCTGAAAACCCACCGCCCACCACCCAAGGGAGCGAGACTG GCCGAAGAGGGTTTCCAGGTGGATGAGGAGAACCAGGCCAACACCCTGGTGTCTGTGGCCCCTCTGCAGCCACAGAAGCCCCTGGACAAGACTCCCACCAACGGCCACTCCGCCACCCAGACCCCCGTTGCCGACACCGAAATGTGA
- the LOC115150740 gene encoding hematopoietic progenitor cell antigen CD34 isoform X1: MLAAASKRRMNETHKMIAFALLFIATLLHGGVVAEYEVVTGPTRPVNDAGVIRGDDIDTTQQSDEEADTLFVQTIVFPSIPGLDLSYLSDILDDTTAAPVTEVVEETMREATGKAGEAATTDDQETQAPQQILTYQSSDIVLIPEAGVMCVDKEAAQDRDAVSLKLKASSSCEETRSKIESVLEHLCGVDCKLEVFQEDNSNEILIFGQYIEADAQGMAEKFNNDNIKDKIDFEEAVPRWEKNSKLVLVSLLLTGLLLAILLIAGYYLKTHRPPPKGARLAEEGFQVDEENQANTLVSVAPLQPQKPLDKTPTNGHSATQTPVADTEM, translated from the exons GTGGCGTAGTTGCAGAATATGAGGTTGTTACTGGGCCCACACGGCCAGTGAATGATGCTGGAGTCATTCGTGGGGACGACATTGATACTACACAACAGTCAGATGAAG AAGCAGATACACTCTTTGTCCAGACCATTGTATTCCCCAGTATTCCTGGGCTGGACCTCTCATACCTCTCAGACATTTTAGATGACACCACAGCGGCTCCAGTCACCGAGGTGGTAGAGGAGACCATGAGGGAGGCCACAGGGAAGGCTggtgaagcagcaaccacagacGACCAGGAGACCCAGGCTCCCCAGCAGATTCTGACCTACCAGTCAAGTGACATTGTGCTCATCCCAGAG GCTGGTGTGATGTGTGTTGATAAAGAAGCAGCCCAGGACAGAGATGCAGTAAGTCTGAAACTAAAGGCCTCGTCCAGCTGT GAGGAGACCAGGTCTAAAATTGAAAGTGTTCTGGAGCACCTGTGTGGGGTCGACTGTAAACTGGAGGTCTTTCAGGAGGACAACTCTAATGAAATCCTGATCTTTGGCCAATACATAGAAG CTGATGCTCAAGGAATGGCAGAGAAGTTCAACAATGACAATATAAAAGACAAG ATTGATTTTGAGGAAGCCGTTCCTCGCTGGGAGAAGAACTCCAAGCTAGTGCTGGTCTCCCTGCTGCTCACTGGACTGCTCCTGGCTATTCTGCTCATCGCAGGTTACTACCTGAAAACCCACCGCCCACCACCCAAGGGAGCGAGACTG GCCGAAGAGGGTTTCCAGGTGGATGAGGAGAACCAGGCCAACACCCTGGTGTCTGTGGCCCCTCTGCAGCCACAGAAGCCCCTGGACAAGACTCCCACCAACGGCCACTCCGCCACCCAGACCCCCGTTGCCGACACCGAAATGTGA